The Struthio camelus isolate bStrCam1 chromosome 5, bStrCam1.hap1, whole genome shotgun sequence genome has a segment encoding these proteins:
- the LOC104144495 gene encoding SERTA domain-containing protein 2-like has translation MLGRGLKRKLSDYEENVAGLSSAFDSSRNLPYPLKRQLVLNMCLTKLQTYKMLVEPNLHRSVLIANTVRQIQEEMRQESSQPINVCAGIAPSSHSYTGMESPGISLQLPSGISQQESNCCDLRSVEDPIENSLLIVSDDDMSSAISSILKDLDFVEDISPPTCLVPSGDDQPKFPENTGLKLEDDRPDLKGAECVFGSFEISNSTSYLKDLAIDDIFEDIDTSMYDSDFCCPPLMPPRPPPVATEEPLKTFPSCNSSSASNIQICRTDLSELDHIMEILVGS, from the coding sequence ATGTTGGGGAGAGGTCTAAAACGCAAGCTGAGCGACTATGAGGAGAATGTGGCTGGTCTCTCTAGTGCCTTTGATTCCAGTCGAAATCTGCCATATCCACTTAAGAGGCAGTTGGTGCTTAATATGTGCCTCACCAAGTTACAGACTTACAAAATGCTGGTGGAACCGAACTTGCATCGTTCTGTCCTCATAGCCAACACAGTACGGCAAATTCAAGAGGAAATGAGACAAGAGAGTAGTCAGCCAATTAATGTCTGTGCTGGCATTGCTCCTAGTTCTCACAGCTACACAGGGATGGAGTCACCTGGAATTTCTCTtcagttaccttcaggtattaGCCAGCAAGAGTCTAACTGTTGTGACTTGCGATCTGTAGAAGACCCAATTGAAAATAGCCTGCTGATAGTTTCGGATGATGATATGTCATCTGCTATTTCATCTATTCTGAAGGATTTAGACTTTGTAGAAGACATAAGCCCACCTACTTGTTTGGTTCCTTCTGGAGATGACCAGCCAAAGTTTCCAGAAAATACTGGTCTAAAACTAGAAGATGATAGACCGGATTTGAAGGGAGCTGAATGCGTGTTCGGTTCCTTTGAGATTTCAAATTCAACTAGTTACTTGAAGGATTTGGCAATAGATGACATTTTTGAAGATATTGACACTTCAATGTATGATTCAGACTTTTGTTGCCCTCCACTAATGCCACCCAGACCACCACCTGTTGCTACAGAAGAACCATTGAAAACCTTTCCATCTTGTAATTCTTCTTCAGCAAGCAACATTCAGATATGTAGAACGGATCTGAGTGAATTGGACCACATCATGGAAATTCTGGTTGGATCCTGA